A genomic region of Rhodanobacter sp. contains the following coding sequences:
- a CDS encoding chemotaxis protein CheW: MNAATRAGQRTDMAAADTRDADESAQYLTFQVGSESFAIAILGIKEIIEYAGLTEVPLMPECIRGVINVRGSVVPVLDLSARFGRKVAAITRRTCIVIVEVLSRDGRQDMGIIVDAVNAVLEIPLSQIEPPPAFGAKIRTDFIAGMGKVDGRFVILLNIDQVLSTDEIGELARVDEDAVEANEAEAG; the protein is encoded by the coding sequence ATGAACGCAGCAACCCGAGCCGGGCAGCGCACGGACATGGCCGCCGCGGACACGCGCGACGCGGACGAGTCGGCGCAGTACCTCACCTTCCAGGTGGGCAGCGAGTCCTTCGCCATAGCTATCCTCGGCATCAAGGAGATCATCGAGTACGCCGGTCTCACCGAAGTGCCGCTGATGCCGGAGTGCATCCGCGGCGTCATCAACGTGCGCGGCTCGGTGGTGCCGGTGCTCGACCTGTCCGCGCGCTTCGGCCGCAAGGTGGCCGCGATCACCCGGCGCACCTGCATCGTGATCGTCGAGGTCCTGTCCCGCGACGGGCGCCAAGACATGGGCATCATCGTCGATGCGGTGAATGCGGTGCTGGAGATCCCGCTGTCGCAGATCGAGCCTCCGCCTGCGTTCGGCGCCAAGATCCGCACCGACTTCATCGCCGGCATGGGCAAGGTCGACGGCCGTTTCGTGATACTGCTGAACATCGACCAGGTGCTTTCCACCGACGAGATCGGCGAGTTGGCGCGAGTGGACGAGGACGCCGTGGAGGCGAACGAGGCCGAGGCGGGTTGA